GTCTCAGATTTCGAGGCAGGCGCAGCCGAAATTCTAAGCCCCGACAACGATCCCCATCATTGGGATGTGATTGAAGGCCAAGGCTCGTTGTTCCATCCTGCGTATGCGGGCGTCTCGCTTGGCTTGTTGCACGGCAGCCAGCCCGACGTCGTCGTGCTGTGTCATGATCCCACACGCAAGTTTGTGCTCGGTCATTCTGACTATCCGCTTCCCGATCTCGCCGAGGCTATCGATCTGACGATCTGGCTCGGTAAGCGAACCAATCCCGCAATCCGTTGCGCCGGCGTCGCGATGAACACATCGCGCATGAGCGAGGCCGAAGCCATCAATGCAATGCGAAGCGCTGAAGATGCGCTCGCATTGCCAGTCGCGGATCCGATCCGGGGTGGGGCGATGTTTGAGAAGCTTGTCACCGCGTGCCTGTCGGGCTGAGCGGCCGGCCCTAACGCGGACGCGTATCGACGACGCGTTTGGCTTTGCCTTGGCTGCGTTCGATCGACATCGGCGCCACCACATCGATCCGCGCGCTGACGCCGATATTGTCTTTGATTTTCCGCGCAAGGTCTCCAGCGGCGTCGCCACCGGCATCGTTGGCGCCGGGCGCCGCTTCCACCTTCACCACCAATTCGTCCAAGTGCGTTGGTCGCGAGAGATGTAATTCGTAGTGCGGCGCCAGTCGCGGATCGCGGCAGATCAATTCCTCGATCTGGGTCGGAAAAACATTCACGCCGCGAATGATCATCATATCGTCGGAGCGGCCGCGGATGCGATCCATCCGGCGCATGGTGCGCGCAGTGCCTGGGAGCAGGCGCGTAAGATCGCGCGTGCGATAGCGGATGGTCGGCATCGCTTCCTTGCTCAGCGATGTGAAAACCAACTCGCCCTCTTCGCCGTCCGGCAGCGGCTCGCCCGTTTCTGGGTGAACGATCTCCGGATAGAAATGGTCCTCCCAAATCGTTGGCCCGTCCTTCGTCTCGATGCATTCGCTTGCAACGCCGGGGCCAATCACTTCCGACAATCCATAGATATCGACGGCGTCAATCGCGAACATTGCTTCGATCCCGCGCCGCGCTTCATCCGTCCACGGTTCGGCGCCGTGTATGCCGATCTTGAGGCTTGTTTCGTGCGGACCGATGCCCTGACGCCTGAATTCGTCCGCGAGCGCGAGCATGTAAGACGGCGTCACCATGATGATCGACGGGCGGAAATCCTGGATCAGCTGCACCTGCTTTTCGGCTTGGCCGCCGGACATCGGAATAACCGTGCAGCCCAAGCGTTCGGCGCCATAATGCGCGCCGAGCCCGCCGGTGAAGAGGCCGTATCCATACGCGACGTGCAAGATATCGCCGGCCCTGCCACCGGCCGCATAAATCGAACGCGCCACCACGTTGGCCCACATCGCAATGTCGTTTTGCGTGTAGCCGACGACCGTGGGTTTTCCTGTCGTCCCGCTCGATGCATGAATGCGCGCCACCTGCTCGCGCGGAACCGCGAACATTCCGAACGGATAGTTGCGCCGCAAATCCTCCTTCGCGGTGAACGGAAAGTGCCGAAGGTCAGCCAGCGTTTTCAGGTCGCTTGGGTGCACGCCTTTTGCGTCAAACGCGGACCGATAATGCGCCACATTGGCGTACGCATGCGCCAGTGTGTGCTTAAGGCGTCCAAGCTGCATCGCCGCGAGTTCATCACGCGTCGCCGTTTCGATCGCGTCCAATCCGATGTCGCGTGTCATTCTTAAACTATTTACCCGCTTATTTTCACTGTCAACGCATTGGCGGACGCGAGAACGACACGATGAGAACGGGAGCGCTCGCGCGCTTTGTCGCGGCTGTTTTCTATGTTTCAAGCTTGGTTCACTCGGCCGAACGCCTACCTTAGTAAGCGTCAGGAGCGAATGATGACGCACACTGATCTCACGGAAGTCCGCGCCCCCGCAATCGAGGCTCTGCCGCGTGTCGTGATCGTCGGCGCGGGGTTCGGTGGGTTGAGCGCCGCCAAGGCGCTGGCGAAGGCGCCGGTTCACGTCACCTTGATCGATCGCCGCAACCATCACCTGTTCCAGCCCTTGCTCTATCAGGTCGCGACAGCCGGCCTGTCGCCAAATCAGATCGCCACGCCGATCCGCGCGATCGTTCGCGGACAGCGCAACGCCGACGTCGAGTTGGGCACGGTTGAAGCCATCGATGTCGCCCACCGGGAAGTCATCCTCGGCGAGCGTCGCGTGGCTTATGATTATCTCGTCCTCGCAACCGGCGCGCGCCACGCTTATTTCGGACACGACGATTGGGAGCATTTCGCGCCCGGCCTTAAAACGCTGGAAGACGCCACCGAGCAGCGCAAACGCATTCTGCTCTCTTTCGAGCGCGCCGAGCTTGAGCCAGACGCCGCGGAACGCTCGCGCCTCACAACCTTCGTTGTCATCGGCGGCGGGCCGACCGGCGTCGAGATGGCGGGCGCCATCGCCGAACTCGCGAACAAGGCGCTCGCGCGGGATTACACGCGCATCAATCCCGCCTGCGCCCGCATCGTTTTGCTAGAAGGCGCGCCGCACGTGCTTGGCAATTTCCCTGAAACGCTGTCGGAGCACGCGCGCAAGGCGCTTGAGAAACTCGGCGTTGAAGTCCGCACTGGCGCGACTGTGACGAAAATTGACGGCGAAGGCGTGATCGTCGGCGGCGAGCGGATCGAAAGCCGTTGCGTGATCTGGGCGGCTGGCGTGCAGTCGTCGCCAGCCGCGAAATGGCTAGAGGCGGAAGCTGATCGCGCAGGCCGTGTCCTGGTGAAACCCGACATGCGCGCGCCCGGACATG
This window of the alpha proteobacterium U9-1i genome carries:
- a CDS encoding phenylacetate-coenzyme A ligase, whose amino-acid sequence is MTRDIGLDAIETATRDELAAMQLGRLKHTLAHAYANVAHYRSAFDAKGVHPSDLKTLADLRHFPFTAKEDLRRNYPFGMFAVPREQVARIHASSGTTGKPTVVGYTQNDIAMWANVVARSIYAAGGRAGDILHVAYGYGLFTGGLGAHYGAERLGCTVIPMSGGQAEKQVQLIQDFRPSIIMVTPSYMLALADEFRRQGIGPHETSLKIGIHGAEPWTDEARRGIEAMFAIDAVDIYGLSEVIGPGVASECIETKDGPTIWEDHFYPEIVHPETGEPLPDGEEGELVFTSLSKEAMPTIRYRTRDLTRLLPGTARTMRRMDRIRGRSDDMMIIRGVNVFPTQIEELICRDPRLAPHYELHLSRPTHLDELVVKVEAAPGANDAGGDAAGDLARKIKDNIGVSARIDVVAPMSIERSQGKAKRVVDTRPR
- a CDS encoding NADH dehydrogenase translates to MTHTDLTEVRAPAIEALPRVVIVGAGFGGLSAAKALAKAPVHVTLIDRRNHHLFQPLLYQVATAGLSPNQIATPIRAIVRGQRNADVELGTVEAIDVAHREVILGERRVAYDYLVLATGARHAYFGHDDWEHFAPGLKTLEDATEQRKRILLSFERAELEPDAAERSRLTTFVVIGGGPTGVEMAGAIAELANKALARDYTRINPACARIVLLEGAPHVLGNFPETLSEHARKALEKLGVEVRTGATVTKIDGEGVIVGGERIESRCVIWAAGVQSSPAAKWLEAEADRAGRVLVKPDMRAPGHDNIFVIGDCANFTGADGKPLPGVAPVAKQQGAYVAEFIRNALGPKREMKPFAYKDYGNLATVGRKAAIADIHGFHLRGFIGWVFWSAAHIYFLIGFRNRIAVTLDWAWSYLTFERGARLITGDVSAQKPSPGAHREAA